In Styela clava chromosome 6, kaStyClav1.hap1.2, whole genome shotgun sequence, the genomic window TCATTGGCTGGTGCTCATACATAGCCTTGTTTGAAATAGAAGACATGACAAACGTTTCATAGAAAAAATTCACATGGTAAGTTTGTCATTATAGGCGTTTGAAATCTTATAGCCGGACAAAATTCTCAGACTTAGGATAAATTATGATGATTACTGCCAAAATAAAATACCTAATTTACTATTTCATATAAAttctcaaataatatttttttccaatattaaatatattttaaattgggcCATGTCCAACAAGAGTCTGTGAAAATCACTGTACAATTACATATGTGGAAATTTAATTCAGTAATGCAgaataactgatataaacacagcttggattgatttttgcaatttgcaatgtCAGATTTTAAAGAAAGTCATACGATTTCTGCAATAATGAAATGCTTTAaaagacaaattttgaaatgaaaaccaCAAATCAAGAATTTGCTCTATGTAATATAAACAATTgtgaatattcatttattttggacaTCAGCACTGGTAGGGGTAAATTCTGCAAGGGGCCATtaaaccaataaaaaaaaagctttcTAGAAACATCGGAAACAATTTCTAGAACATCTAAGCACTGAGGTGTTGTGATGGCCTTGTGGTTATAGCATTGGACTTAGCTTTGTTGGATCATAATTTGAAAGTCTTAAGTTCCATGCCCACTTCCTTATCCAAGATGTAATAGCTTGAGTAGGCAATTCCGAAACGAAAAAATCACATTCCATCCAAAAATGATAGCCCATTATGCATTAGCCCTGTTTGAAGTGAACAAtataataaacgagaatatcggttggaaaccgaagacttatcgatcgatagttaggggatcccccaaaacagaaactgcagtttcgattcatccgctcttgtaacttgcgcactgcgcatcgcacacacacactcggcgggtttcaaaattctctcgctttacaaaaatctagatcactatatcaataattgattgataactcgctaattatacgacataattcgcccaaaatcaataggattctggtccgagataagatgaatgcacatgcaaaatctggagcagattcaatcccgctttcgtgagatatcgcgtgcatctaacagacacacacacacacagacatacacacaaataccttaccttatcaatatacttaccgatcttaagatcgataagtaaaaaaaagTGTAATTAGAATTCAGTTGCTATTTGGGGGCAGAATAATTGCATTTGGAAGATTTAATGTTAAACATAGAATCAACGTAAATTAATACAACAAGAATCCTAGTTCCagtaaataatttattactCAACCAATTGAATTCATTACATGACTCACATTCAGACTTCCAGCAGGGAATGAGTAGGTGATGACATAAGTGCCCCATGGTATATATCCTGGCAGTGATTCATGGAAACTTTCCAAAGACATTTCTCCACCAGGTGGTTGTTGGTTGATCATTCTTAGACCAGATGAAGTAGCCTGACTTGAAGACTGAGATtctggaaattgaaaaattattttagtgaAAAGGGTTAGGCAGGATTCAAGTTATACATATTGTGATATTACATAATACATTAACGAACaacttttttgtaatttttaaatccaCGAAATCCCTAAGCCCCCATGCCCAATACTTAGCTCAAGTTGGATACTCTATTTTTACTAATGCTTTTGGATTCGAGCAGTATTGAATTTTTCTATATGACACTCAAATACATTTTCGCTCTTACCTCTGTTATAGACACTCCCTGGGAAAGCCGGGAGTCGAGTGAAAATTCAGCAAATAAATCTTGGTCTCTTGGCACCAAAAAGTGGGAGCCACTGATATGCAAGGATCTACTATTATTTGGGAGAAAAGGCATTGCCTACCCCAATCTGTTACACGCTGGTGAGGTGTCGGGTGTAGGATTCTTTTTCAACCTCGTTACTTTCAAATCATAAATACCGGAACTCGAGCCGAGTGAAAGTCacccatttattttttttttttttatgttttcgaTGAATTCTCACAAAGTTCAGAATTATAAAACAATAAGCCAGATATAAACAATCAATAGTGATTTAACCTGTTCTGTGCGAATCGGTGAATTAGCGCAATTTCAGACGCTGTGTGTaaaccatgaggtctggaatgtttgttatggtcttgtttggaagaatagctcatttcctacccagcaatataagaatgaacgttatatgacatttggaagtaataaaatatatcgCTTACATTTCACGagtgtacttcccgctgcgatagaaaaacgtcgcacagcaagaaaataaattaataaaccttggcgttgcgcgctaaccaataacaaaagctagtatgataaggtcttattttgaaggtccttttatatgctacataacataggagagtggacatctcacaacgtcaggaagataaaaaaatatcgagtcgtttgatcgcagctgcctcaccgaaaaaaagttagttcacataggcgttttatctcgcaaattctccttgtctcacgattataagcttttatgattcataataaatgttttattatgactcacaaaagctttcaacgcgataaagcacaaacaaacaaccgatcgatctatcaagcttagcctggcctgattcgatgtggtgacttctcaaacggaaaatttcaTGTGCGCTCGCTAATTATaagcgtttagtatcatatgaaagagaaaaccaatgtgcagtcaactgtatagtcacatttgCGCTTTTCAATAGCTATACACGTCCAACAGatgatagaatgagagagtgtaaatatttttgttattttttgacgttacgagagacctcttgaaagaggtgtttcagtttacggtcctccagtgacatctagcgtatagtactctaaaagacctttccaatggtatataattattgtatattgggtaaattttgggggtcgtttgacatgaataaaaattggTATACAAAATTGGACTCGATAAAGAATGTCGAACAGGTTAATGCTCAGTGCTCACTTTAGTGATCTacgtcagtggttcccaactgtGAGACGCGACCCCATTTTACGGGGTCGCCAGATTTCTTCCAAACATGCGTACACAAGTGACTAGGATTTGAAAGTtggaaaatcaaatttgtaCTGGTCGGCAGATACCGTAAAAGTGCCTAACTTCGGATTTTCAGCAATAACTCGCCCAAATTGCTCTGTGAAACTTTCATGCTGTACCTTTCCAGCTTGTCGGCAGGGACCGGTATTAGTAAATGTAATCGAGTGACAATGGTACAGCACCAAtaatattttcctttttttattgctttttttatCATGTTACATTCCAATGAGTGGTTGACCCGATGTTACGCGAATCGATTTTTGCCAGGCTGCGAGAAATTATTTTGGTTTGTGATTTAGTACCAGTGTAGCCGCTTGGTTAccgaaaatacaaagcaaaTTGTTTTATCCGTCGATTGGACCTTAATCAGGTGTTTGACAAGTATGGTATTGATTGACAGGCGGGGTCTTGACCGAGTAATTATTAACCTTAGGTTTCGATCCGTTGCGAAAATTTGTTAGTTCGCGCACATGTCTAAAATCTACAAGTAGACTACGTGTTTTGTCCACACGGCCTCCACATAACAGTGAACATTTTCGTATTGCAATATTACGTATTTAAACGTTTCATACAGTATTTTGAATTGCTCAGAGCAGTCGAACACAAAACCACAAGTCCTAGCATAATAAAGGCACTTAAAATATGTGATTCCatacatcaggggtcggcaacctacggtcCTACGAATCTGGCACGCTGAGCACTATAATCCAGCCCGccacgcttcactaaattatagtaacaaaccatccgttttgacgaatatacattttttagactaaattttattataacctaacaattatataattcacaattacttgtttaatgagcaaatggcaacaaaaataaaaaaacgattttCACCCTGTTTTTTTCACAAGCACCAATACTTAAGTAAGGACGAACGTCTGAGTTTGGTTTTATATTGCTGGGAGACATATGCTTTCATATCGGCGACATATGTTAAAGACGGCTATCAAGGCTTGAATTCCagtttttattccgatttttatcttttgcccCGGCTCTGATCTTTCTTGTCATCGTTTGCAAATTAATAAATGTCCTAATTTCAAGTAAACATTGTTATTATTTCTGACACTGGAATGTGGATATTTATGAAGACGATGGTTGAACTTCTTTTGATTTTACTATTCTATTGtgcctgtttattttcgtattaaataataaataaaaaccctgcaaagtctttgcgtgaatcctgaatgttatttcgaattcaaatgatgatttaataacTCAatggcaataatggcaattctactgaTCAAATAATGATTCCTTGGaaaaatttcgcacaataatttgttaccttgtttgacattttaattttacgaaacggcatTGGTGCGCTTTATGCAAAACTGAGAATTAAAACAATACCCAAATACGACTCCTCAAGTTTGTCGTTTCTGTTTCTCAGCAAGAGCCGTGAGGTAATTTTCGCCAAATTCAAGGGATCGGTTTAGTGACGCGCAAGTCCCGTGCCCAAGCAAATCAGCCTAGGTAGTAGGTCCTCAATATATGAGTAGTGAAATGGCATTCTAATACGCAAGAGAATGAGGCCCGAAAGGTTATTGTTATGTAACGATACACGGCATGGTGTTTTTTTGCTAGCGATCCAAGTTCGCAcccccaaaattatggaaagtgtccgcccctggaTCTGAGAGATTGTTATACCGTGGTTTTCATACGATTCcatgtgttatcaaatcttCTGAGGTTTCTCCGTTTTCCGGCGCATTGCCGGACacgttcatatattttttggaccAATATACACCGTCAACGTCTACTTACAGTCGATATACAGGTACAGGTACGTTTCCAGttgtggggtcgcgagtatctgtaggctttgattttatgaaaattggggtcgcgaaaataAAAGTTTGGAAACTACTGATCTACGTTATGAAACACAAATGCAAGAGATTGTACCTGATGTGTCACTTCTGTATCTACCCACTGCTCCAATATGTAGTTCTTGGACATTCTTAGACCTGTGGCTACTTGATGCAGTATTGCCAAAGAAAGTTTCTGTATATTCACCTCTAGTACTTGTAGCTCCAACTGTTAATTGCTGGGCTTGGTACGTTTCTGTTTCGACTCTAGTGTTTGAAGGTGCCGCTTGCTGAGGGGAAAGATCCATTGAAGACGACTTCTTCCTTGCTCGAGAAAATAATTCATCCATAAGAATATCGTAACATTTACGAGAATCTCTGACCAAAGTCTCAGAGCGAATCGTTTGTTCCAAGAATTGAAGAGGAAATTTTTGGAGATCTAGGAGGCCGAACaaatcttgaaaattttttttcctctTTTGAATATCGTGCTTTATCCATCTAAGAGCTCCGTGCCATTTAACAGTCTCGGAAGAATATTTTGTGCTTGGGGATTTGTAAATCACAATGATGTCATCCTTGCTGATATCACAGAACTCTTTTTTCTCAATGATTCGTTCAAAATGTGCTTCCAGGAATCGATTCATCACATTTTTCACAGCATCTAGGTTGGTAGCTTGATTAGTTTCAGCCAGATTTTTCAGGATGAAGCAGTTGTCAATCTCAAGATTTGTCTCGAGATTCTTGACATCAGAGAATAATGCAGTGATGACTGAATTCTTTGCAATGATATTACTTTTCACCAGTGGTTCTTCCAACACAGTCTCCAGAAGAAATTTGAAAGGATAAGTCTGGATATTGATGACTGTAACAAGATCGGCAAAACATCTCTCTGCATCTTCATCTTTTGCTCTTGCCCATGTTATCATTGCTTGCCATGATGTTTGGTAATTCATACTTGGAGTTTTTATGTAACGCAGGAGATCTGGCTTGATAATGAACGAAAACATCTCGGAGGAAATTACTGATTGGAAATTAGTGATCAGAACATTTTCTGCTTGTTCTTTTATATCAAG contains:
- the LOC120333266 gene encoding uncharacterized protein LOC120333266 isoform X2; protein product: MNKNYIKKTNSTQAGFLMTSLDSLREQNILCDFDVKVGDKSFRAHRCVLAASSGYFKAMFSSKMKESRDGFINMKDVDQNGISQCIEFMYKGVGNLKMEYVQQILQASNLLQMVGLTNFCFHYLKTNLSHTNCLSVINLAQAYDRLDIKEQAENVLITNFQSVISSEMFSFIIKPDLLRYIKTPSMNYQTSWQAMITWARAKDEDAERCFADLVTVINIQTYPFKFLLETVLEEPLVKSNIIAKNSVITALFSDVKNLETNLEIDNCFILKNLAETNQATNLDAVKNVMNRFLEAHFERIIEKKEFCDISKDDIIVIYKSPSTKYSSETVKWHGALRWIKHDIQKRKKNFQDLFGLLDLQKFPLQFLEQTIRSETLVRDSRKCYDILMDELFSRARKKSSSMDLSPQQAAPSNTRVETETYQAQQLTVGATSTRESQSSSQATSSGLRMINQQPPGGEMSLESFHESLPGYIPWGTYVITYSFPAGSLNGVSYEAKKFTEYLPSEFSLNYFLTKAFNAGLLFKIQIIGSSRGEIIWNDEIPHKTNKRGGPDNNGYPDDDHERKLCDALEAKLNAAGIEY
- the LOC120333266 gene encoding uncharacterized protein LOC120333266 isoform X1; translation: MNKNYIKKTNSTQAGFLMTSLDSLREQNILCDFDVKVGDKSFRAHRCVLAASSGYFKAMFSSKMKESRDGFINMKDVDQNGISQCIEFMYKGVGNLKMEYVQQILQASNLLQMVGLTNFCFHYLKTNLSHTNCLSVINLAQAYDRLDIKEQAENVLITNFQSVISSEMFSFIIKPDLLRYIKTPSMNYQTSWQAMITWARAKDEDAERCFADLVTVINIQTYPFKFLLETVLEEPLVKSNIIAKNSVITALFSDVKNLETNLEIDNCFILKNLAETNQATNLDAVKNVMNRFLEAHFERIIEKKEFCDISKDDIIVIYKSPSTKYSSETVKWHGALRWIKHDIQKRKKNFQDLFGLLDLQKFPLQFLEQTIRSETLVRDSRKCYDILMDELFSRARKKSSSMDLSPQQAAPSNTRVETETYQAQQLTVGATSTRGEYTETFFGNTASSSHRSKNVQELHIGAVGRYRSDTSESQSSSQATSSGLRMINQQPPGGEMSLESFHESLPGYIPWGTYVITYSFPAGSLNGVSYEAKKFTEYLPSEFSLNYFLTKAFNAGLLFKIQIIGSSRGEIIWNDEIPHKTNKRGGPDNNGYPDDDHERKLCDALEAKLNAAGIEY